ATTTAATAGTGGGACTTGGAAATCCGGGTAAGCAGTACGATATGACACGTCATAATATCGGATTTCACACAATAGACTATATTGCGGATAAGTACGGTGCAAAACTTACCAAATTAAAGTTTAAAGCGGTGTACGGTGAGGCGACAATAAGCGGTGAAAAGGTGTACCTTGTAAAACCGCAGACATATATGAATTTAAGCGGTGATTCAGTCGGTGAAATGGCACAGTTTTATAAAATACCGCCTGAAAATATTATTGTAATCAATGACGATATATCTCTTGATGTAGGCAGAATAAGAGTAAGACCGAAAGGAAGTGCCGGCGGTCACAACGGACTTAAATCTATAATATACCGTCTAAACAGCGATACATTCCCAAGAGTAAAAATGGGTGTCGGTGCACCGAAACACGAAGATTATGATTTGGCAGACTTTGTACTCGGCAGATTTACAAAGGAAGAAATTCCTGTAATGGAGGACGCAATAGTTAAAGCGGAAAAAGCCGTTGCGGAGATTATCAAAAACGGTGTACAGTCTGCGATGAATAAGTATAACGGCAAATAAAAAAGTGCATTTTGTCCGTCCACGACAAGGTGTGTAAAGAACGGTTGTGGGCAGAAAGGCTGTAAATATGAATTTTTCTGATATTTTAAACGATTATGCACCGTATAAAGGCATAGTAGAAAATCTTAATAATACGCCTGTTTCTGTTGCGGGAATAGTTGAATCGGCTCAGGGACAGCTTATTTATTCGCTGAAAAATGAAAATAAATCCTCTGCGCTTGTTGTGTGTTACAGTGATATGGAGGCGAGAAAACTTTATTCGGATATGGAATTGTATTCGGATAATGTCTTGTATTTTCCGACAAAGGAATATATTTTCTATAATATCGAAACCTCCGGTCATCAGAACGAGCACGCAAGAATTTCCGTTATACAGAAACTTGTAAGCGGCGGCGATTATATAGTTGTGACAAGCCTTGACGCAATTCTGCAGTATACTTGCGATAAAGAAGAATTTGAGAGCCTTTGTATAGATTTTGAGCTTGGAAAAACGTTTAATCTTGAAAAACTGACGGAGGACCTTGTTGTAATGGGTTACTCAAGAGAGGACAGCGTTGAGGGTGCGGGACAGTTCGCAATCCGCGGCGGAATACTTGATATATTTCCTGTCGGCAACGAAAATCCGTACAGAATCGAATTTTTTGATGATGAAACCGACTCTATAAGAGAGTTTGACACATATACTCAGCGTTCGCTTGATAAGATTGACTTCGCACGTGTGACAACGGCGAATGAGGCGGTTATCACTGACGAAAAACGTGACAGAATTATAGCAGAGCTTGAAAAACGCATAAGAAGTGCAAAACGTAAAAAGAGTGACGAAAGCTATTTTATCGAAACAACCGAATCGGATATAGAAAGCTTTAAGGAAGTAAGATATTTCCCGTCAATAGACAAATATGTATCGCTTGTATATGACAAAATACCGTCAATTACCGATTATTTTTCGGATAATGACCTTGTGTTTATAATTGACCCGAAACGTATAAGCGAGCGTGGCAAGACGTTTGAATGGGAGAAAAACGAAGTAGTAGCCGAACTTAAAGAAAAGGGAATAATCGGTGCTGCAAAGGATAGTTTTTATTGCTCATATCACGATAAAGTGCATGAAATGTCGGCGAAAAAACTTATATCGCTTGATGTTCTTTCTCATTCGTCAACCGACTTTAAATACAAGCACCTTGAAACATTCACAACTAAAACAACTGTTTCGTTCCACGGTAAAATCGAGTATTTGTATGAAGATTTGAGGAATTGGCAAAGTAAAAATTATACTGTCGCAATTCTTTGTACGTCAAGAGGTCGCGGCGAAAACCTTGCAGGTGTGCTTGTTGACAAGGGGATAAGAGCGAGATTTATCGGTGATGACGCAAATAAAGCAAATTTCAATAAAGGCGAAACCGTTATAATAAAGGGTGAACTTAATAAGGGGTTTGAGTATCCCGAAATTAATTTTGTGCTTGTTTCCGACAGAGAAATTTTTGAAACAAAGAAAAGCCGTTCAAGACGTAAAGTTGAAAATGCAAACAGAATTAAGAATTACACAGATATAAGTGTAGGCGACTACGTTGTACATCAAACGCACGGTATCGGTCAATATATGGGTACAAAGAAAATGGTTGTCGGCGGTATAACAAAGGATTACCTTAAAATTCAGTATCAAGGCACAGATTCTTTGTATATTCCGATTGACCAGCTTAATCTGCTTTATAAATATGTCGGCAATACCGATAAAAAGCTGAAACTTAATAAGCTCGGCAGTAACGAATGGAACAAGACAAAGCAGAGAGTAAAACAGTCAACGGAAGAATTGGCGAAAAAACTTGTTGCACTTTATGCGGAACGTGAGAAGGCAAAAGGTTTTGCGTACAGTGAAGACACACCTTGGCAACGTGATTTTGAAGATACGTTCCCATATCAGGAAACGGACGACCAGTTAAGGTCGATTGAAGAAGTTAAAGGCGATATGGAAAGCCAAAAGCCGATGGACAGACTTCTTTGCGGTGACGTTGGTTTCGGTAAAACGGAAATTGCACTTCGTGCGGCATTTAAGGCGGTCGGCGACTCAAAACAAGTCGCATATCTTTGCCCTACGACAATTCTTGCAATGCAGCATTATGAAACGTTTTTAAAACGTATGGAAAGTTTTCCGATAAAGGTTGAAATGCTGTCGCGTTTCCGTACCGCGTCCGAGCAAAAACGTATTTTGAAAAAACTTAAAACGGGCGAAATTGATATAATTATCGGAACGCACAGAATACTTTCAAAGGACTTGGAATTTAAAGATTTGGGATTGCTTATCATAGACGAGGAACAGAGATTTGGTGTTGCACACAAGGAACGGTTAAAGGAATTAAAGCAAAATATAGACGTTCTGACAATGACTGCAACGCCTATACCGCGTACCTTGCATATGGCAATGACGGGTGTAAGAGATATGAGTGTGCTTTCGGAACCACCCGAAAACAGATACCCTGTACAGACGTATGTTTTGGAGGACAATCCGGCAGTTATAGCGGACGCTGTCAGAAATGAACTGTCACGCGGAGGACAGGTGTTTTATCTGTATAACCGTGTACAGGGAATATACAGAAAAGCGGAATGGATACGTTCAATGTTCCCCGATATAACCGTTGCAGTCGGTCACGGTAAGATGAAAGAGGACGAACTTGAAGATATTATGTACGATATGGTAAACGGCAAAACCGACGTACTTGTCTGTACGACTATTATCGAAACAGGTCTTGACATTCCGAATGCGAATACGATTATAATTGAAAATGCCGATAAAATGGGACTTTCACAGCTTTATCAGTTAAGAGGACGTGTCGGACGTTCAAATCGTGCGGCATATGCGTATTTGACGTATCACAGAGATAAGATATTATCGGATATTGCGTCAAAAAGACTTCGTGCGGTAAAGGAATTTACCGAGTTCGGTTCGGGATTTAAAATCGCAATGCGTGACCTTGAGATCAGAGGCGCAGGCAATATTTTAGGACCTGAACAGCACGGACATATGGACGCAGTCGGCTACGATATGTACTGTAAATTGCTGAAAGAAAGCGTTGATGAGGCACAGGGTATTAAGATTGACGATGTGCAGGACGCTGCGATTGATATAAATATTGACGCATATTTGCCTGAAAGCTATATCAGAAACCACAATCAACGTATTGATATATACAAGAAAATCGCGGCAATCGAAACGGAGGACGATAAGTTTGAAATCGAGGACGAACTTATCGACAGATTCGGTGATATACCGAGAGCCGTACAAAATATTATCGAAGTTGCGTCACTTAAAACGTATGCCAAAGAATGTGGTATATATGAAATAGCACAGAGCGGTGACAATCTTTTGATGAAATTCGGCGAAAATTACGTTGACGCAAATCTTATTATGGGACTTGATAAAATGTTCCCTAAACGCATAAAGCTGTTGTCGGGCGACAAACCTGTCATAAGCTATGCGATTAAGGGTGAATATAAGAAAATCTTGAATATTGTAAATAATTTGTTAAGTACAATAAAGGAATTGCAAAGTGCCGAAAAAGATAGTATAATAAAATCATAAGATTTTAAGGAGAAAGACATATGAAATATACAAAACTTGCGGCAGTGGCATTGGCAAGCGTGATGATGTTGAGTGCCTGCGGTCAAAGTGCAAATAGCGACAATCCGATTGTTATGACTGTCGGAGATACACAGATTACCGAGAGTGAATTTAACTATTATATGAACACATATAAGGAAAATTACAATATGGGTCAGGCGAAAAAATCATCGCTTGAATACTGCCAAAGAAACCAGCTTATCGTTGAAGTGGCAAAGGCGATGGATATAAAACTTGACAGTGACACACAGTCTAAATTAAAGGATTATCAAAAGTCGATAAAAGATTCTTATGACCGTGAGGGCGGATATAAGAAGTTTTTAAAGGACAATAACCTGACTGATGATTATATTGATATGCTTGCGTCGGTAAGCTGCTATACGGACGCATTGAAGAAACAAACGGAAACACCAACATTTACGGAAGATGAATTGCGTGAATATTTTAAAGAACATTACAGACGTGTCAAGTATGTGTTGATTTCGACTATCGACTCACAAACCGGTGACGAAGTATCGGACGACAAAAAGGAAGAGGCAAAGAAAACAGCGGAAGAAGTTTTGGAAAAAGCACAAAACGGTGAAGATTTTGACACGCTTATAAGCGATTATTCACCGAATACCGCAAATGATTCCGATGAAAACGGATATATTTTCACCGATAACGAAACAGGTATAGAATTTGAAGAAGGCGTTGATTCGATAAAAGCCGACGAATTTACACTTGTTCAGTCAGATTCGGGATATTATGTAATAAAACGATTGCCGCTTGACGAATCACAGGAATGTTTTGAAGAAGAATATGAAAATGAGGCGGAAACTATCAATACTACAATGCAGAACAACGCATTTTACGAACAAGTTAAAAAATGGTCTGACGAATACGGTATAAAAGTTACCGTAAATGACGAAGTTTTAGACAAAATAAATTAATGAAATTATTAAATCAGAGTATAACATTCTGTTATACTCTGATTTTTTTGCTTTATGCGAAAAAAATTCCCAAAAACCATTGATATTAGAGTTCATTTTAGGTATAATAATATAGAATAGGTATATTAGCTATAATGAAAGGAATTAATAAAAAAATGGACAGTAATAAACAAATGGCAGATCTTTTGTTCAAGAATATAACAAAAACTCCCGACGATTACGAACAAATGTATCCCAAAAGAAATCTTGAAGAGGGTGCGGTTGTAACTCGTTTTGCACCAAGTCCGACAGGATTTTTGCATTTCGGCGGATTGTTTGCCGCATTTATCGGAAAGACGGCGACAAAGTCAACAAACGGTGTATTCTATCTGAGAATAGAAGATACCGATAAAAAACGTGAGGTTGAAAACGGTGTAAGCCTTATAGTAAAGGGACTTAACGATTTCGGTATAGAAATCGATGAGGGTATGCTGTCAGAAACTGACGAAAAGGGTGCATACGGTCCATATACTCAAAGTAAGAGAAAAGATATATATCAGGCATATGTTAAGTCACTTGTTGAGCAGGGACTTGCATATCCGTGCTTTATGACGGAAGAAGAACTTGCAACAATCAGAGAAAAGCAGGAAAGTGAAAAATTACTTCCTGGTGTGTACGGTGAATTTGCAAAGTATCGCGACATCACTGTTGAAGAGGCACAAAAGAGAATTGAAAACGGCGATGAATACGTTGTAAGATTGAAGTCACCGGGTAAGGAAGACAAGAGAATTAAGTTTAAGGATGTTATCAAGGGCGAAATTGAAATGCCTGAAAATATTCTTGACGTTGTACTTTTGAAAAAGGACGGAACTCCTACATACCACTTTGCTCACGTTGTTGACGACCATTTAATGCGTACAACTCACGTTATTCGTGGTGACGAATGGATTTCATCAGTGCCGATACATTTGCAGTTGTTCTGGCTATGCGGTTTAAAACCGCCTAAGTATGCGCACATTTCGCCTATTATGAAAGAGGAAAACGGCGGTAAGCGTAAACTTTCAAAGAGAAAAGACCCTGAGGCGGCAGTAAGCTATTACAGTGAGGTCGGTTATCCGAAAGGCGCAATTTGGGAATACTTAATGACGCTTGCCAATTCAAATTATGAAGATTGGCGTCTTGCAAATCCTAATGAGGATATAGACAACTTTAAGTTTTCGTTCTCGAAAATGAGTAAAGCAGGCGCACTTTTCGATATGGTTAAGCTTGCGGACGTAAGCAAAAACTATATTTGCCGTTTGAGTGCGGAAGAAGTTTATGAAATGGTTACTGATTGGGCAAAGGAAAACAATAAGAAACTATACAAACTTCTTGTTGATGACGAAGAATATGCAAAGGCAATATTTGCGATAGAGCGTGGAAACGCAAAACCGCGTAAAGATATTTCGGCTTGGACAGACGTTGAAAATTACGTTTCGTATTTCTATTCGGAGCTTTGGGACAGAAAATTTGATTTTCCGGATAATCTTTCAAATGATGATATGATAGAAATACTTGAACTTTACAAGCAGATTTACGACGAAAACGTCAGCAGCGACGATTGGTTCCCGCAGGTAAGAGATATGGCGGAAACAATAGGTTATGCTAAAGCACCTAAGGTTTATAAAAAAGACCCTGATTCATATAAGGGACATGTCGGTGATGTCGCAGGCGTTATTCGTGTTGCGGCAACAGGCAGAAGAAATACTCCGGACCTTTACGAAATACTTCAAGTGCTTGGTAAGGACGAAGTGATGAAGAGATTTGACGAAGCAATAGAAAGTTTAAGGGGATAAAGATATATGGAAGAAATATTCAGCAGAAATTTTATTGAAGAAGCAATAGACAAAGACCTTGAGGAAAAAGTGTACGACCATGTACAAACGCGTTTTCCTCCCGAACCTAACGGTTATCTTCATATCGGACACGCAAAGGCTATAAGCATAGATTTCGGTATGGCTGAAAAGTATAACGGAAAATGTAACTTGCGTCTTGACGATACTAACCCTACAAAGGAAGATACAGAATACGTTGACGCAATAATGGAGGATATAAAGTGGCTTGGTTTTAAGTGGGACAAGGTGCTTTATGCGTCTGATTATTTTGACGATATTTATGCGGCGGCTGTAAAACTTATCAAAAAGGGTAAGGCATATGTTGACGATTTGTCACCGGAAGAAATAAGAGAGTACAGAGGTACTCTTAAAACTCCAGGTAAGAACAGTCCGTACAGAGAAAGAACGATTGAAGAAAACTTTGATTTGTTCGAGAGAATGACAAATGGTGAATTTGCGGACGGTGCAAAGGTACTAAGAGCAAAAATCGATATGGCGTCACCTAACCTAAATATGCGTGACCCGATTATTTACAGAATACTTCGTGCACATCATCACAGAACAGGTGATAAGTGGGTAGTTTATCCTATGTATGACTTTGCACATCCTATTTCAGATACTGTTGAGGGTGTTACTCATTCGCTTTGTTCACTTGAATTTGAGGATCACAGACCGCTTTATGATTGGGTATTAAAAGAAGTCGGCTATGAAAGCCCTTCAAGACAGATTGAGTTCGCAAGAATGAATCTTAACTATACGCTTACAAGTAAAAGACGTTGTCTGAAACTTGTTCGTGAAAATATTGTGTCGGGTTGGGACGATCCGAGAATGTCAACACTATGCGGTATGCGCAGACGCGGTTACACACCTGAGGCTATTCGTGATTTCTGCGAAAGAATCGGTGTTTCAAAAGCAAACAGCGTTGTTGACTTTGCTTTGCTTGAGGCTTGTATAAGAGAAGATTTGAATAAGAAAGCACCGAGAGCAATGGCGGTTTTAAGACCGATTAAACTTATAATCGACAATTATCCTGAAGATAAGGTTGAACAGATTGAAGTTGAAGTTAATCCTGAAAATCCTGAAATGGGTAAGAGAACAGTAGAATTTTCGCGTGAACTTTATATAGAAGAAGACGACTTTATGGAGGACGCTCCGAAGAAGTATTTCAGACTTTCACCCGGCAGAGAAGTAAGACTAAAAAGTGCGTATTACGTTACTTGCACAAGCTGTGAAAAGGACGAGAACGGCAATATTATTGCTGTACACTGCACATACGATCCCGAAACCCGCGGCGGTGACTCACCTGACGGACGTAAGGTAAAGGGTACAATTCACTTTGTAAGTGCCGCACACGCAATAGACGCGGAAGTACGTCTTTACGACAGATTGTTTACGGTTGAAAATCCGTCTGACGAAACAGGCGTAAATGACTTTACAGACAATCTTAACAAAGATTCTATGATAGTTCTTAAAAATGCAAAACTTGAAAGCAATTTGACAAATTTAAGTGTAGGAGATAAGTTCCAATTCCTTAGATTGGGATATTTCTGCGTTGATAAAGATTCAACACCTGAAAAGCCTGTTTTCAACAGAACTGTTGCATTAAAAGATTCATGGAAGAAAATTAATAAATAGAAAGAAGTTTTGAAAAATGGAATATACAAAATTTATGGCTGACAGAGTTAAGACGATGAAAGGCAGCGCCATTCGTGAAATGTTCAAGCGTATGGCTGATCCTGAGATTATCTCACTTGCAGGAGGAAACCCTGCGTCTGAATTGTTCCCGGGTGACGAACTTTCAAAAATTGCGGGTAAAATTCTTATGACAAACCCTACTCTTGCTTTGCAGTACGGTACAACAGACGGCTATCCGAAAATGAAAGACTGTGCAAGAAAGCGTGCGGAAAAAGTTAATTCAGTCGGTGAAAATGATGAAATTCTTATTATGACAGGTGCAAATCAAGGTATCGACCTTACTGCAAAGGCTGTATTAAATAAGGGTGACAAGGTTATCGTTGAAAGTCCAAGCTTTATAGGAAGTCTTAATGCGTTCAGAACATATGAGGCTGAACTTGTCGGCGTTACTGTTGAGGCTGACGGTATGAATATGGACGAGCTTGAAGAAACTCTGAAGAATACGGACGGTGTAAAGATGATTTACACAATTCCTACATTCCAAAATCCGACAGGCTGTACAATGTCGCTTGAAAAGAGAAAGCGTATGCTTGAAATCGCATCAAAGTATGACGTGCTAATCCTTGAGGACAATCCTTACGGTGACTTACGTTTTGCAGGTGAGGACGTGCCGACAATCAAGTCGCTTGATACAGAGGACAGAGTTGTTTATGCAGGCTCATTCTCAAAAATTCTTTCACCGGGTATGCGTCTTGGCTACATTGTAGCACCTGCACCGCTTGCGGAAAAGATTGAAATGCTAAAGCAGGTCAATGACGTACATACACCGATGATTACACAGCTTATGTGTGTGGAATTTATGAAGAAGTATGATATAGATAAGTACATTGCAAAGAACAGAGAGCTTTACGGAAAGAAATGTGCCGCAATGGTCAGTGCAATGGAAAAATATTTCCCACAGGGTAAAGTTAAGTGGGTAGTGCCTGAGGGCGGTATATTCCTATGGTGCGAATGCCCTACTATCGAAGATATTACACCGATTGTCGATAAGTGCCTTGAAAAGAAAGTCGCTATCGTACCCGGTTCAAATTTTGCAACGGATATATATGCTCCGTCAAATATGTTCAGACTTAACTATTCATCAGCTACTATTGAAAATATAGAAGAAGGTGTAAGACGTTTGGGAGAAGTCTTGACAGAAATGCTTTAATCTGTGAAAGGAAGATAATAATGGAAGATAAGAAAATCATATTTTCAGGCGTGCAACCGTCGGGAAATCTTACACTCGGAAACTATTTGGGAGCAATAAAAAATTGGGTTGACATACAGAAAGATTATAACTGTATATACTCAATGATGGACTTGCATACAATTACAGTCCGTCAAACTCCTGCTGATATAAGAAGAAGAACTCTTGAAGTGCTTGCTTTGTACATCGCTTGCGGAATTAATCCGGAAGAAACAATTTTGTTTATTCAGTCGCATAACCCAGCACACGCAGAGCTTGGCTGGGTACTTAACTGTTACACATATATGGGTGAATTGCAGAGAATGACGCAGTTTAAGGATAAGTCTGCACGTCATGCCGAAAACATCAATGCGGGATTGTTTACATATCCTGTACTTATGGCGGCAGATATTTTGCTTTACCAAACAGACTATGTGCCTGTAGGTAAGGATCAAATGCAGCATATTGAAATTTGCCGTGACATTGCACAGAGATTTAACTCGCTTTACGGTGATGTATTCAAAATTCCTGAAGGCATGCTTTCAAAGTCGGGTGCAAAGATAATGAGCTTGCAAGAGCCTGAAAAGAAGATGTCAAAGTCAGATCCTAACCCTAAGGGATATATTTCAATGATGGACGATATGAATGTTATCGCCAAGAAGATAAAGAGTGCGGTAACGGACAGTGAGGGTGTTATTGAATATCGTGAAAACGATCCGACAAAAGCCGGAATTAACAACCTTTTGAGCATTATGTCAGCCGTAACAGGCAGGAATATTGAGTCAATCGTAAAGGATTACAGCGGTAAGGGTTACGGTGACTTTAAGAATGACGTTGCGGAGGCGGTTGTTGAATGTATCCGCCCGATCAGAAATGAATATGATAAACTTATTGCCGATAAGCAGTACCTTATGGATATATGTCAAAGAGGTGCTGACAGTGCAAAGAGAATTTCACAGAGAACATTGAAAAAGGTGTATAAGAAAGTCGGCTTTGTGCTG
This portion of the Hominilimicola fabiformis genome encodes:
- the pth gene encoding aminoacyl-tRNA hydrolase, translated to MYLIVGLGNPGKQYDMTRHNIGFHTIDYIADKYGAKLTKLKFKAVYGEATISGEKVYLVKPQTYMNLSGDSVGEMAQFYKIPPENIIVINDDISLDVGRIRVRPKGSAGGHNGLKSIIYRLNSDTFPRVKMGVGAPKHEDYDLADFVLGRFTKEEIPVMEDAIVKAEKAVAEIIKNGVQSAMNKYNGK
- the trpS gene encoding tryptophan--tRNA ligase, with product MEDKKIIFSGVQPSGNLTLGNYLGAIKNWVDIQKDYNCIYSMMDLHTITVRQTPADIRRRTLEVLALYIACGINPEETILFIQSHNPAHAELGWVLNCYTYMGELQRMTQFKDKSARHAENINAGLFTYPVLMAADILLYQTDYVPVGKDQMQHIEICRDIAQRFNSLYGDVFKIPEGMLSKSGAKIMSLQEPEKKMSKSDPNPKGYISMMDDMNVIAKKIKSAVTDSEGVIEYRENDPTKAGINNLLSIMSAVTGRNIESIVKDYSGKGYGDFKNDVAEAVVECIRPIRNEYDKLIADKQYLMDICQRGADSAKRISQRTLKKVYKKVGFVL
- a CDS encoding glutamine--tRNA ligase/YqeY domain fusion protein; the encoded protein is MEEIFSRNFIEEAIDKDLEEKVYDHVQTRFPPEPNGYLHIGHAKAISIDFGMAEKYNGKCNLRLDDTNPTKEDTEYVDAIMEDIKWLGFKWDKVLYASDYFDDIYAAAVKLIKKGKAYVDDLSPEEIREYRGTLKTPGKNSPYRERTIEENFDLFERMTNGEFADGAKVLRAKIDMASPNLNMRDPIIYRILRAHHHRTGDKWVVYPMYDFAHPISDTVEGVTHSLCSLEFEDHRPLYDWVLKEVGYESPSRQIEFARMNLNYTLTSKRRCLKLVRENIVSGWDDPRMSTLCGMRRRGYTPEAIRDFCERIGVSKANSVVDFALLEACIREDLNKKAPRAMAVLRPIKLIIDNYPEDKVEQIEVEVNPENPEMGKRTVEFSRELYIEEDDFMEDAPKKYFRLSPGREVRLKSAYYVTCTSCEKDENGNIIAVHCTYDPETRGGDSPDGRKVKGTIHFVSAAHAIDAEVRLYDRLFTVENPSDETGVNDFTDNLNKDSMIVLKNAKLESNLTNLSVGDKFQFLRLGYFCVDKDSTPEKPVFNRTVALKDSWKKINK
- the mfd gene encoding transcription-repair coupling factor, with protein sequence MGRKAVNMNFSDILNDYAPYKGIVENLNNTPVSVAGIVESAQGQLIYSLKNENKSSALVVCYSDMEARKLYSDMELYSDNVLYFPTKEYIFYNIETSGHQNEHARISVIQKLVSGGDYIVVTSLDAILQYTCDKEEFESLCIDFELGKTFNLEKLTEDLVVMGYSREDSVEGAGQFAIRGGILDIFPVGNENPYRIEFFDDETDSIREFDTYTQRSLDKIDFARVTTANEAVITDEKRDRIIAELEKRIRSAKRKKSDESYFIETTESDIESFKEVRYFPSIDKYVSLVYDKIPSITDYFSDNDLVFIIDPKRISERGKTFEWEKNEVVAELKEKGIIGAAKDSFYCSYHDKVHEMSAKKLISLDVLSHSSTDFKYKHLETFTTKTTVSFHGKIEYLYEDLRNWQSKNYTVAILCTSRGRGENLAGVLVDKGIRARFIGDDANKANFNKGETVIIKGELNKGFEYPEINFVLVSDREIFETKKSRSRRKVENANRIKNYTDISVGDYVVHQTHGIGQYMGTKKMVVGGITKDYLKIQYQGTDSLYIPIDQLNLLYKYVGNTDKKLKLNKLGSNEWNKTKQRVKQSTEELAKKLVALYAEREKAKGFAYSEDTPWQRDFEDTFPYQETDDQLRSIEEVKGDMESQKPMDRLLCGDVGFGKTEIALRAAFKAVGDSKQVAYLCPTTILAMQHYETFLKRMESFPIKVEMLSRFRTASEQKRILKKLKTGEIDIIIGTHRILSKDLEFKDLGLLIIDEEQRFGVAHKERLKELKQNIDVLTMTATPIPRTLHMAMTGVRDMSVLSEPPENRYPVQTYVLEDNPAVIADAVRNELSRGGQVFYLYNRVQGIYRKAEWIRSMFPDITVAVGHGKMKEDELEDIMYDMVNGKTDVLVCTTIIETGLDIPNANTIIIENADKMGLSQLYQLRGRVGRSNRAAYAYLTYHRDKILSDIASKRLRAVKEFTEFGSGFKIAMRDLEIRGAGNILGPEQHGHMDAVGYDMYCKLLKESVDEAQGIKIDDVQDAAIDINIDAYLPESYIRNHNQRIDIYKKIAAIETEDDKFEIEDELIDRFGDIPRAVQNIIEVASLKTYAKECGIYEIAQSGDNLLMKFGENYVDANLIMGLDKMFPKRIKLLSGDKPVISYAIKGEYKKILNIVNNLLSTIKELQSAEKDSIIKS
- a CDS encoding peptidylprolyl isomerase; this encodes MKYTKLAAVALASVMMLSACGQSANSDNPIVMTVGDTQITESEFNYYMNTYKENYNMGQAKKSSLEYCQRNQLIVEVAKAMDIKLDSDTQSKLKDYQKSIKDSYDREGGYKKFLKDNNLTDDYIDMLASVSCYTDALKKQTETPTFTEDELREYFKEHYRRVKYVLISTIDSQTGDEVSDDKKEEAKKTAEEVLEKAQNGEDFDTLISDYSPNTANDSDENGYIFTDNETGIEFEEGVDSIKADEFTLVQSDSGYYVIKRLPLDESQECFEEEYENEAETINTTMQNNAFYEQVKKWSDEYGIKVTVNDEVLDKIN
- a CDS encoding aminotransferase-like domain-containing protein, translating into MEYTKFMADRVKTMKGSAIREMFKRMADPEIISLAGGNPASELFPGDELSKIAGKILMTNPTLALQYGTTDGYPKMKDCARKRAEKVNSVGENDEILIMTGANQGIDLTAKAVLNKGDKVIVESPSFIGSLNAFRTYEAELVGVTVEADGMNMDELEETLKNTDGVKMIYTIPTFQNPTGCTMSLEKRKRMLEIASKYDVLILEDNPYGDLRFAGEDVPTIKSLDTEDRVVYAGSFSKILSPGMRLGYIVAPAPLAEKIEMLKQVNDVHTPMITQLMCVEFMKKYDIDKYIAKNRELYGKKCAAMVSAMEKYFPQGKVKWVVPEGGIFLWCECPTIEDITPIVDKCLEKKVAIVPGSNFATDIYAPSNMFRLNYSSATIENIEEGVRRLGEVLTEML
- the gltX gene encoding glutamate--tRNA ligase; translated protein: MADLLFKNITKTPDDYEQMYPKRNLEEGAVVTRFAPSPTGFLHFGGLFAAFIGKTATKSTNGVFYLRIEDTDKKREVENGVSLIVKGLNDFGIEIDEGMLSETDEKGAYGPYTQSKRKDIYQAYVKSLVEQGLAYPCFMTEEELATIREKQESEKLLPGVYGEFAKYRDITVEEAQKRIENGDEYVVRLKSPGKEDKRIKFKDVIKGEIEMPENILDVVLLKKDGTPTYHFAHVVDDHLMRTTHVIRGDEWISSVPIHLQLFWLCGLKPPKYAHISPIMKEENGGKRKLSKRKDPEAAVSYYSEVGYPKGAIWEYLMTLANSNYEDWRLANPNEDIDNFKFSFSKMSKAGALFDMVKLADVSKNYICRLSAEEVYEMVTDWAKENNKKLYKLLVDDEEYAKAIFAIERGNAKPRKDISAWTDVENYVSYFYSELWDRKFDFPDNLSNDDMIEILELYKQIYDENVSSDDWFPQVRDMAETIGYAKAPKVYKKDPDSYKGHVGDVAGVIRVAATGRRNTPDLYEILQVLGKDEVMKRFDEAIESLRG